GTGGTCTTGCCACTTGGCGCGAGCCGCCGACAAGAACCATCTGCCTGGCCAGATCCTGGAGGACATAGGGAGATATGGCGCGCATACGGCCAGTTCATGGTCTACTGCAAAATGGCCAAGGCTGTTTTGCAGCAGACAGAAAAAAGGCCATCTGACCCGAAAATCCCGTCGGAGGGCTCTCTGACGACTCGGGGGCAGGCGTGCATCCTTGTGGGGTGACTCGAAGACCCCTTTCATGAGGTGGGACGACTGGGAGCCGGTCAGCCAGAAGCGACCGGCATTCCGTTCCCGGCCGGGGAGGACCTTGCGGCGGGGCCGCAGCTCCGGGGCACACCGGATCTCATCGCCCCGGTCCTCTCCTGGGACCCATGGGACTTATAGGACCTATAGGACTTATGGGAGGCCACCATGGCCAAATTCCGGCGTTTCACCCATTCGGGTGCGCCCCGCGCATGGCAACTCTCCCCAACACGCAACCGTGACTGCACGACCCGGCCCTTTTCGGTGAGACGATACCGCTGCCACCGGCTGTTCGGCTTTCCCGGGATCGTCATTGCGATGAGCCCGTCCTGCGCTGCCGGATGGAGGTAGTGCTTTCGGAAGCTCGGCCGGTGGGACAAATCGAGGGCTGCCATCAATTCGGCCGCGGACTGCGGCCTGT
This sequence is a window from Thermodesulfobacteriota bacterium. Protein-coding genes within it:
- a CDS encoding Fic family protein — protein: MSSDQVSDQVGALLRVMAQDRPQSAAELMAALDLSHRPSFRKHYLHPAAQDGLIAMTIPGKPNSRWQRYRLTEKGRVVQSRLRVGESCHARGAPEWVKRRNLAMVASHKSYRSYKSHGSQERTGAMRSGVPRSCGPAARSSPAGNGMPVASG